A section of the Telopea speciosissima isolate NSW1024214 ecotype Mountain lineage chromosome 3, Tspe_v1, whole genome shotgun sequence genome encodes:
- the LOC122654131 gene encoding carbonic anhydrase 2-like yields the protein MDLISTYIGFDCRGLEEVVAAKMDDATRQIMNGFNHFKTENYNKHPELYKELAKGQTPKFMVFACCDSRVSPSIILNFQPGDAFVVRNIANLIPSCDKVRYSGTGAAIQYAVSTLGVKNILVIGHSKCGGIEGLMKLPPGPPPPSNLVEEWVKIGIPAKNKVLEEHGHLDFDKQCYHCEKEAVNRSLKNLMTYPFVADAVNQKTLTLMGGYYDFVQGTFELLNP from the exons ATGGATTTGATTTCTACATATATTGGGTTTGATTGCAGAGGTTTAGAGGAAGTTGTTGCGGCCAAAATGGACGACGCTACTAGACAAATCATGAACGGCTTCAATCACTTCAAGACTGAAAATTATAA CAAACATCCTGAGTTGTACAAAGAACTTGCGAAGGGTCAGACCCCAAAG TTTATGGTGTTTGCATGCTGCGACTCTCGTGTGAGCCCCTCGATTATCCTTAATTTCCAACCGGGAGACGCTTTTGTGGTCCGAAACATCGCCAACTTGATCCCctcatgtgacaag GTTCGATACTCTGGAACTGGGGCAGCCATCCAATATGCAGTTTCGACTCTCGGG GTGAAGAATATCCTAGTCATTGGCCATAGCAAGTGTGGCGGAATTGAGGGCCTCATGAAACTTCCACCAGGACCCCCACCTCCTAG TAACTTGGTTGAAGAATGGGTGAAAATTGGTATACCTGCGAAAAACAAGGTGCTAGAAGAGCATGGCCATTTAGATTTTGACAAACAGTGTTATCACTGTGAAAAG GAGGCAGTGAACCGATCATTGAAGAACTTAATGACTTATCCATTCGTGGCAGATGCGGTGAACCAAAAAACCTTAACTTTGATGGGCGGTTACTATGATTTTGTCCAGGGGACTTTCGAATTATTGAACCCATGA
- the LOC122654773 gene encoding carbonic anhydrase 2-like: MGRDSYEAAIAGLKKLLSEEEGLEEAAAAKIKQITAELGGEKGWSSPCDAIQQIKKGFHFFKTEKFDKDPELYKALAESQHPKFMVFACSDSRVSPSHVLDFQPGDAFMVRNIANLVPPYDKLRYSGTGAAIEYAVLSLNVKNILVIGHSRCGGIRGLMELPPGPPSNFVEEWVRIGIPAKEKVIAEHGHLDLDTQCRYCEKEAVNLSLRNLLSYPFVVDGVKDKTLTLMGGYYDFVLGKFDLWGLDLTLIPPISI, translated from the exons atgggaaggGATTCATACGAAGCAGCCATTGCAGGACTGAAGAAGCTCCTCAG CGAGGAGGAGGGGTTAGAGGAGGCTGCTGCGGCCAAAATCAAGCAGATAACGGCGGAGTTGGGAGGTGAGAAAGGGTGGTCATCACCTTGTGACGCTATCCAACAAATCAAAAAAGGATTCCATTTCTTCAAGACTGAGAAGTTTGA CAAAGATCCAGAGTTGTACAAGGCACTAGCGGAAAGCCAGCACCCAAAG TTTATGGTGTTTGCATGCTCCGACTCTCGTGTGAGCCCCTCACATGTCCTTGATTTCCAGCCTGGAGATGCTTTTATGGTCCGAAACATCGCTAACTTGGTTCCTCCTTATGACAAG CTTCGATACTCCGGAACTGGGGCAGCCATCGAATATGCAGTTTTGAGTCTCAAT GTGAAGAATATCCTAGTCATTGGGCATAGCAGGTGTGGCGGAATTAGGGGCCTCATGGAACTTCCACCAGGACCCCCA AGTAACTTCGTTGAAGAATGGGTGAGAATTGGTATACCTGCGAAGGAAAAAGTGATAGCAGAGCACGGGCATTTGGATTTGGACACACAGTGTCGGTACTGTGAAAAG GAGGCAGTGAATCTATCACTGAGGAACCTACTGAGCTATCCATTCGTGGTAGATGGGGTGAAGGACAAAACCCTAACGTTGATGGGCGGTTATTATGATTTTGTGCTAGGAAAGTTCGATCTATGGGGTCTGGATCTCACCCTCATCCCCCCCATCTCCATATGA
- the LOC122654771 gene encoding protease Do-like 1, chloroplastic, protein MAAFSLISSLFHASSPATITFNSPTKKTDLTVPRPTKIFILHNHRLVSPVVSIFLNHSRRSSNSKPSSFHKLSITRSNLFPFSFALDSFLVLCTSLALSSALFIADVDAASAFVITTPRKLQTDELTTVKLFQENTPSVVYITNLAVRQDVFTLDVLEVPQGSGSGFVWDKNGHIVTNYHVIRGASDLRVTLADQTTYEAKVIGFDQDKDVAVLRVDAPKDKLRPIPVGVSADLLVGQKVYAIGNPFGLDHTLTTGVISGLRREISSAATGRPIQDVIQTDAAINPGNSGGPLLDSSGSLIGINTAIYSPSGASSGVGFSIPVDTVSGIVDQLVKFGKVTRPILGIKFAPDQSVEQLGVSGVLVLDAPANGPAGKAGLLPTKRDAYGRLILGDIITSVNGKKVTNGSDLYRILDQCKVGDEVIVEVLRDDHKEKIPVMLEPKPDLS, encoded by the exons ATGGCTGCTTTTTCATTaatctcctctctcttccacGCTTCTTCTCCTGCAACTATTACCTTCAATTCTCCAACTAAAAAAACTGATCTCACCGTCCCCAGACCCACTAAGATCTTCATCCTTCATAATCACCGTTTGGTCTCACCTGTTGTCTCTATATTCCTCAACCACAGTCGTAGGAGCAGCAACTCCAAGCCCTCCTCCTTCCACAAACTATCGATTACCAGAAGtaatctttttcctttctcGTTTGCCCTAGATTCTTTCCTTGTCCTCTGCAcctctcttgctctctcctcCGCTCTCTTTATTGCCGATGTTGATGCGGCATCTGCCTTTGTCATCACCACTCCTCGGAAGTTGCAGACCGATGAACTTACCACTGTTAAGCTCTTCCAGGAGAACACTCCCTCCGTTGTATACATCACTAACCTCGCTGTCAG GCAGGATGTCTTTACTTTGGATGTATTGGAGGTGCCACAAGGCTCTGGTTCTGGCTTTGTCTGGGATAAAAACGGCCATATTGTTACTAACTATCATGTGATTCGTGGTGCGTCTGATCTCAG GGTTACTCTTGCTGACCAAACAACTTATGAGGCAAAAGTTATTGGGTTTGACCAAGACAAGGACGTCGCTGTCTTGCGTGTTGATGCACCAAAAGATAAACTAAGGCCCATACCTGTTGGTGTCTCCGCAGACTTGCTTGTTGGCCAGAAAGTTTATGCTATTGGAAATCCT TTTGGGCTTGATCATACACTTACAACTGGTGTTATCAG TGGCCTTCGTAGGGAAATAAGTTCTGCTGCTACAGGGCGCCCTATCCAGGATGTTATACAGACTGATGCAGCCATAAACCCTGGTAACAGTGGAGGGCCACTTCTTGATAGTTCTGGCAGCTTAATTGGGATAAATACTGCCATATATTCTCCATCGGGTGCATCTTCTGGTGTTGGATTTTCAATTCCTGTTGACACT GTCAGTGGCATTGTTGACCAGCTGGTGAAGTTTGGGAAGGTTACTAGACCTATTTTAGGAATCAAGTTTGCACCTGATCAGTCTGTGGAACAACTTGGGGTTAGTGGGGTGCTTGTTTTAGATGCACCAGCAAATGGTCCAGCTGGGAAAGCG GGTCTACTACCAACCAAAAGAGATGCCTACGGCAGACTTATCTTGGGTGACATAATAACGTCTGTGAATGGGAAAAAGGTGACGAATGGGAGTGACTTGTACAGAATCCTCGACCAATGTAAAGTGGGTGATGAG GTGATCGTGGAGGTGTTGCGTGATGATCACAAAGAGAAGATACCTGTAATGCTTGAACCAAAGCCTGATTTGTCATAA
- the LOC122654775 gene encoding transcription factor WER-like, with protein sequence MNLTLKLSLSLSLSLNIYPFSRGLQMEQGNHYKKGLWTVEEDKILIDYIGVHGKGRWNRIAKVTGLKRSGKSCRLRWMNYLSPNVKKGDFSEEEDDLIIRLHNLLGNRWSLIAGRVPGRTDNQVKNHWNNYLSKKLGIKKKNIKVRDCSETVLSGECREQVETTLGHPSDQSLKTRSCDSSGKGDMIMHQANEGSQETVGGSGTSEPESSDCFVGSFWLCNDDLNQNDSTFFELLGGYPLGMDWPEL encoded by the exons ATGAATCTTACAttgaagctctctctctctctctctctctccctcaacaTTTATCCTTTTTCCAGAGGTCTGCAAATGGAACAGGGGAATCACTACAAGAAGGGTCTGTGGACAGTGGAGGAAGACAAGATTCTGATAGATTACATAGGAGTGCATGGGAAAGGGAGGTGGAATCGTATAGCCAAGGTCACAG gtttgAAGAGGAGTGGAAAGAGTTGCAGGTTAAGATGGATGAATTACCTTAGCCCCAATGTGAAAAAAGGAGATTTctcagaggaagaagatgaccTTATCATCAGACTCCATAATCTGCTTGGAAACAG GTGGTCACTAATTGCGGGTCGGGTACCGGGTCGAACAGACAATCAAGTGAAGAACCATTGGAACAATTATTTGAGCAAGAAGCTGGGgattaagaagaaaaacatcAAAGTTAGAGACTGTTCAGAAACAGTACTCTCAGGAGAATGTAGAGAGCAAGTGGAGACTACTCTCGGGCACCCATCGGATCAGAGTTTAAAGACCCGGAGTTGTGACAGTAGTGGCAAGGGAGATATGATCATGCACCAAGCCAATGAAGGCTCTCAGGAGACTGTTGGTGGGTCGGGTACATCGGAACCCGAGTCAAGTGACTGTTTTGTGGGTTCTTTTTGGTTGTGCAATGatgatttaaaccaaaacgaCTCCACCTTTTTTGAACTTCTAGGTGGATATCCGTTGGGTATGGATTGGCCTGAATTGTAA
- the LOC122654774 gene encoding carbonic anhydrase 2-like, translating into MGNESYETELAGLTKLLSEKVDLETVATTKLDQVTAELQAVDNQAFNPIERFSTGFIRFKKEKYEKNPALFGQLAKGQSPKFMVFACSDSRVCPSHVLDLQPGEAFMVRNIANMVPPYDQTKYSGVGAAIEYAVLHLKVENIVVIGHSCCGGIKGLMSLPDDGSTSTDFIDEWVKICLPAKEKVKLENGSLSLSQQCSECEKEAVNVSLNNLVTYPFVKEGLMKKTLALKGGYYDFVNGSFELWGLEFVLTP; encoded by the exons CGAGAAAGTAGACCTGGAAACAGTTGCCACTACAAAACTTGACCAAGTAACGGCGGAGTTGCAAGCAGTCGATAACCAAGCGTTTAATCCGATTGAGCGGTTCTCAACCGGATTCATCCGCttcaagaaagagaaatatgA GAAGAATCCTGCGTTGTTTGGCCAACTGGCCAAGGGTCAAAGCCCTAAG TTCATGGTGTTTGCGTGCTCGGATTCCCGTGTGTGCCCATCCCATGTTTTAGATTTGCAGCCGGGGGAGGCTTTTATGGTCCGCAACATCGCCAACATGGTTCCGCCATATGACCAG ACTAAATACTCTGGTGTTGGAGCGGCCATCGAATATGCTGTCTTGCATCTCAAG gTGGAGAACATTGTGGTGATCGGACACAGCTGTTGTGGTGGGATAAAGGGTCTCATGTCTCTCCCTGATGACGGCTCCACCTCTAC TGATTTCATAGACGAATGGGTGAAGATCTGCTTACCGGCCAAAGAAAAGGTTAAGTTAGAGAACGGCAGTTTATCCTTATCTCAGCAATGCTCCGAATGCGAAAAG GAAGCTGTGAATGTATCACTAAATAACCTTGTAACTTATCCATTCGTGAAAGAGGGTTTGATGAAGAAAACTTTGGCGTTGAAAGGAGGTTACTATGATTTTGTGAATGGATCTTTTGAGTTGTGGGGGCTTGAATTCGTCCTCACACCCTAG